The Rhodocytophaga rosea genome has a segment encoding these proteins:
- a CDS encoding ATP-binding protein has protein sequence MSTIINSISLCNFYNYYGDYDKNIYEFNAGLNIIVADNGAGKSKLFNGFSWILNDKVFDSDSKEYANIENSMVKMISDKAKDETQVDEEVKCGVKINFSDDKYEYQVEKSLWGKRIAERSVTNTENWICNHSDTKVFVKDKMLLDFRSIYDRDEKKQIINKLIRPEFRQYALLQGEEVDKIIDFSKTESLKKAIDTLSNISKIDSLITLSKYLAEKGEEDLIKAKKQQAKDKDEFDKRVRERESINKNLNQRRIELQKAQEELFKAKEERDQLINFISNAQGRQEIRNNQRIIKSKLTEINNTQSDFLNNLTDKFFDERSAWLLYNTKENGEKFLRLRERYLDKRKEKRIINNIRKGDKSFLTRLPEGSPDSYSLQKMLENEECFVCGRDAKKNSEPWQHIYKVLEAHTKPKDINLEAKHDFTSFLDHLMLYSQSYYNQINRIEDDIKDDRKKDYQYRAQKLELQSKLEQLENERIGLIGSNDEDDQVVINRYGGAERRIQKYEGDIVRLETDIERLTIDLENKNKEIDELSAAKLKNTLLEREDIMKDIYRIAINTKERIFDKIIQKLETSANLYFKELTRENSVDGGIIRIIRYPGDTFAIEIRDQEDNKIFGLSEGFQRMKKLAVIMAIISSSDRGKMDYPLIADAPLSAFGKGFIRGFFDKVPEVFHQSIVMVKDLYDRNTTNRLNDVGEDILEKVKINPGSFHLNEIDKNQPQLKRTTQILRY, from the coding sequence ATGTCAACAATTATAAATTCTATATCACTTTGTAACTTTTATAATTACTATGGTGATTATGATAAAAACATCTATGAATTTAATGCAGGTCTAAATATTATCGTTGCTGACAATGGAGCTGGAAAATCAAAGCTATTTAATGGATTTAGCTGGATTTTGAACGATAAAGTCTTCGACTCAGATAGCAAAGAATATGCTAATATAGAAAACTCGATGGTAAAGATGATTTCTGATAAGGCTAAAGACGAGACTCAAGTCGATGAAGAAGTCAAATGTGGGGTAAAGATTAATTTTTCTGATGATAAATATGAATATCAAGTAGAAAAAAGCCTTTGGGGAAAAAGAATTGCTGAAAGGAGTGTAACAAATACAGAAAATTGGATTTGTAATCATTCAGATACAAAAGTATTTGTAAAAGATAAAATGCTTTTAGATTTTCGATCTATCTATGATAGGGATGAAAAAAAACAAATAATTAATAAATTGATTAGGCCAGAATTTCGTCAATACGCTTTATTACAAGGTGAAGAAGTTGATAAAATAATTGATTTTAGTAAAACTGAAAGCCTTAAAAAAGCTATAGATACTCTCTCGAATATTAGTAAAATTGATAGTTTGATCACTTTGTCAAAGTACCTTGCTGAAAAAGGTGAGGAAGATTTAATAAAAGCAAAAAAACAACAAGCTAAAGATAAAGATGAATTTGATAAAAGAGTTCGAGAAAGAGAAAGCATAAACAAGAATCTAAATCAAAGAAGAATTGAACTTCAAAAGGCTCAAGAAGAGCTATTTAAAGCCAAAGAAGAACGAGACCAATTAATAAACTTTATTTCAAATGCACAAGGAAGGCAAGAAATTCGTAACAATCAAAGAATAATTAAAAGCAAGCTAACAGAGATAAATAATACTCAAAGTGATTTCCTAAATAATTTAACTGATAAATTTTTTGATGAACGATCGGCTTGGTTATTATACAATACAAAGGAAAATGGAGAAAAATTTCTCAGGCTAAGAGAAAGATATTTAGATAAAAGAAAGGAAAAAAGAATAATAAATAATATTCGTAAAGGTGATAAATCGTTTCTAACAAGGCTACCTGAAGGTTCACCAGATTCATACTCTTTACAAAAAATGCTAGAAAATGAGGAGTGTTTTGTTTGTGGGCGCGATGCAAAAAAAAATTCTGAGCCGTGGCAACACATTTATAAAGTATTAGAGGCTCATACAAAACCCAAAGATATAAATCTAGAAGCAAAGCATGATTTTACAAGTTTTCTTGATCATCTAATGCTTTACTCGCAATCATATTATAATCAAATTAACCGCATAGAAGATGATATAAAGGATGATAGAAAAAAAGACTACCAATATCGTGCTCAAAAGCTAGAACTTCAAAGTAAGTTAGAACAATTGGAAAATGAAAGGATTGGCCTTATAGGTAGTAATGATGAGGATGATCAAGTAGTTATCAATAGATATGGAGGTGCTGAACGTAGAATTCAAAAATATGAAGGAGATATTGTACGGTTAGAGACAGACATTGAAAGGCTTACAATAGATTTAGAGAATAAAAATAAAGAAATAGATGAATTATCTGCGGCTAAATTAAAAAACACTTTGTTAGAGCGTGAAGATATAATGAAAGATATTTACCGAATTGCAATTAATACAAAGGAGCGTATTTTTGATAAAATAATTCAAAAGCTAGAAACGAGTGCTAATTTGTATTTTAAAGAATTAACTAGAGAAAACTCAGTAGATGGTGGTATTATTCGAATTATTCGATATCCTGGTGATACTTTTGCAATTGAAATTAGAGATCAAGAAGATAATAAAATCTTTGGCTTATCAGAAGGTTTCCAAAGAATGAAAAAGCTAGCTGTAATAATGGCTATAATTTCAAGTAGTGATCGTGGTAAGATGGATTATCCTTTAATTGCAGATGCTCCTTTGTCAGCTTTTGGTAAAGGCTTTATAAGAGGTTTTTTTGATAAAGTTCCTGAAGTTTTCCATCAATCAATTGTCATGGTTAAGGATTTATATGATCGTAATACTACTAACCGCTTAAATGATGTTGGTGAAGATATACTCGAAAAGGTTAAGATTAATCCAGGAAGTTTTCATCTGAATGAAATCGATAAAAATCAACCACAGTTAAAGAGAACGACTCAAATTTTAAGATATTAA
- a CDS encoding DGQHR domain-containing protein produces MKSFYGLIGVELEEWFNSFIRNEFEFENYFPSPGQIELQILDPDINPGHHLEIDGILLIHKTCILLEYTGQAGNFRDKIKKFVRNSNIFITSTCLSLKQKFQLFNIPAEKIEDFEEVEHWKFLYIGTHIEFDNRHYSRGDFPDYPYVRDRLYIFQPSQLEYLRQLTTLIGKFSRNELLAVLEFSPLDLGDADESLRLDFIKADAKYITVDSDTKADIYLIKFPIDQLLKIARVSRYEGIPFILEGNKSIDNYQRLLINDKLNDISHRFIDNNKRKTFPNTITIALSNECIEVGEIGNKKLEIPKKYSSIDIIDGQHRLFGYTQSNVSDEVRQSAEILASAIKFKTEDQHIISKSAAKVFCEINSTQAQVSKDLLYLIKYDVLGDRDYIALAGKVIIECERRNRALGGIFLISSLKSKNKLNLPFIAITNIIDYELIPLLMGDGLDGYDANDEDFKRVFNNTKSFYLINPEEFCNNAVILLERYFSYIKSTFENDWVINAESNLITEEYFIAFIRFLRFNLFNKGRSIDDLRNILLDLKNDVNTITFPNDSPSFPKVHNRIPSPTEGAKIIFDFFINLDSFKNNQD; encoded by the coding sequence ATGAAATCCTTCTATGGGTTAATAGGTGTAGAGTTAGAAGAATGGTTTAATTCTTTTATTAGAAATGAGTTTGAATTTGAGAATTATTTTCCATCACCTGGCCAAATTGAATTACAAATTTTAGATCCTGATATAAACCCAGGTCATCATTTAGAAATAGATGGAATTTTATTGATTCATAAAACGTGTATTCTGTTAGAGTATACAGGACAAGCAGGTAATTTTAGAGATAAAATTAAAAAATTTGTACGCAATTCTAATATCTTTATAACTAGTACTTGCTTATCCTTAAAGCAAAAATTTCAATTATTTAATATCCCAGCTGAAAAAATAGAGGATTTCGAAGAAGTTGAACATTGGAAATTTCTATATATTGGAACTCATATTGAATTCGATAATAGACATTATTCTAGAGGGGATTTCCCAGATTACCCATATGTAAGAGACAGGTTATATATCTTTCAACCTTCACAGCTTGAATACTTAAGACAGTTAACAACCCTAATAGGCAAATTTAGCAGAAATGAATTACTTGCTGTTTTAGAGTTTTCTCCATTAGATCTGGGTGATGCTGATGAAAGCCTACGTCTTGATTTTATCAAAGCTGATGCAAAATATATTACAGTAGATAGTGATACAAAAGCTGATATTTATTTAATTAAATTTCCAATAGATCAACTATTAAAGATAGCACGTGTTTCTCGATATGAAGGTATACCATTCATCCTTGAAGGAAATAAGAGTATAGATAATTATCAGCGCCTTTTGATTAATGATAAATTAAATGATATATCACATAGATTTATTGATAACAACAAAAGAAAAACTTTTCCTAATACAATTACAATAGCACTATCTAATGAGTGCATAGAAGTAGGAGAAATCGGTAATAAAAAATTAGAAATTCCGAAGAAATATAGCTCTATAGATATAATAGATGGCCAGCATAGACTATTTGGATATACACAGTCAAATGTTAGCGATGAAGTAAGGCAAAGTGCTGAAATTTTGGCTAGTGCCATAAAATTTAAGACAGAAGATCAACATATAATATCAAAAAGTGCCGCTAAGGTATTCTGTGAAATAAATTCTACTCAGGCACAAGTGAGTAAAGATTTACTTTATTTAATTAAATATGATGTACTTGGCGATAGAGATTATATAGCATTGGCAGGTAAAGTAATAATAGAATGTGAGAGAAGAAACCGAGCATTAGGAGGTATTTTTTTAATAAGTTCTTTAAAAAGTAAAAATAAATTAAATCTGCCATTTATCGCTATTACTAATATAATTGATTATGAGTTGATTCCGCTGCTAATGGGAGATGGCCTCGATGGTTATGATGCAAATGATGAAGATTTTAAAAGGGTTTTTAATAATACAAAAAGTTTTTATTTAATTAATCCCGAAGAGTTTTGTAATAATGCAGTAATTCTTCTGGAGAGATATTTTAGTTATATTAAGTCTACATTTGAGAATGATTGGGTAATTAATGCAGAATCCAACCTTATTACTGAAGAATATTTTATAGCATTTATTAGATTCCTGAGGTTTAATCTATTCAACAAAGGAAGATCTATTGATGATTTAAGAAATATACTACTAGACTTAAAAAATGATGTTAATACAATCACCTTTCCAAATGATTCTCCATCATTTCCAAAAGTACATAACCGTATTCCTTCTCCAACAGAAGGAGCTAAAATTATATTCGATTTCTTTATAAATCTTGATAGTTTCAAAAACAATCAAGATTAG
- a CDS encoding ParB/RepB/Spo0J family partition protein, protein MKIDEVHEINLDQIKLQGINVRSDLSSSTSQESLKELAESIKEHGLMQPIILRGKLGSPLYDVVVGQRRFLAHQLLGEKTIKATFTGDIDDIHALMLSLSENLHRAELSYKDTEKAITTLYKHYGKDANKVAKELGFSVRKVRSFIKIDEQATEKIKNFLYAGQISAIDAKRALEAAQGDPTKADQLIDKIKDLTKYEKRRVVEFGQKNPNAQVQEILEGAEKARIEETVILNLPIKVGKALKKASDDLAIESDVITLNALTDWLKNNNYLNE, encoded by the coding sequence ATGAAAATAGATGAAGTACATGAAATAAATCTTGATCAAATCAAGCTTCAAGGGATCAATGTACGTTCAGATTTAAGTTCTTCAACTTCGCAAGAGTCACTCAAAGAACTTGCTGAAAGCATCAAAGAGCATGGCTTAATGCAACCTATAATATTAAGAGGAAAATTAGGAAGTCCACTATATGATGTTGTTGTTGGTCAAAGAAGATTTTTAGCTCATCAACTTTTAGGCGAGAAGACAATTAAGGCCACTTTTACAGGAGATATTGATGATATTCATGCTTTAATGCTTTCACTTTCAGAAAATTTGCATAGAGCAGAGTTATCATATAAGGATACAGAAAAAGCAATTACTACATTATATAAACATTATGGGAAGGATGCCAATAAAGTTGCAAAAGAATTAGGATTTAGTGTTAGAAAAGTTAGAAGCTTTATAAAAATTGATGAACAAGCTACAGAAAAAATTAAAAATTTTCTTTACGCTGGACAAATTTCTGCAATAGATGCTAAAAGAGCATTAGAAGCTGCACAAGGTGATCCAACTAAAGCTGATCAATTAATTGATAAAATCAAGGATTTAACAAAGTATGAGAAAAGGAGAGTAGTAGAGTTTGGACAAAAAAATCCTAATGCTCAAGTCCAGGAGATATTAGAAGGAGCTGAAAAAGCTCGCATAGAGGAAACAGTAATTCTTAACCTTCCTATAAAAGTTGGTAAAGCACTTAAAAAGGCTTCAGATGACCTAGCCATAGAATCAGATGTGATCACACTTAATGCATTAACTGATTGGTTAAAAAATAACAATTATTTAAATGAATAG
- the tnpC gene encoding IS66 family transposase, which produces MSTAPPLSAAQQQALVEENIELREEVKQLRRLLFGSKRERFVAQAEDGQLSLELASASSEPAVVVKQTVIYERAVKQIAKKAIRGGFPSHLPRVDVILEPQEDVSAMRKIGEEITEELDLKPASLFVRRYIRPRYVSKEETFHIAALPTRPIEKGMPAAGLLSQIITDKFVYHLPFYRQAQRYEQLGMKIPASTLDGWFEGACALLEPLYQTLRVYLLSATYLQGDETPIAVLDKQKKGDTHQGYHWVYYSPEQKLVLFDYQPGRGKGGPAKLLKDYKGYLQTDGYAAYDQFEVRKDIVLVGCMAHARRYFEHALENDKARAEKVLLWMQQLYAVEREAREKNLSAEDRYLLRQQKARPVMDLLGEWLVEEHSKVLPKSAIGKAIYYLVARYNKIYLYLEDGRLEIDNNPVENLIRPVALGRKNYLFAGSHAGAQRAAMVYSLLGSCKLQGINGHEYLQDVLQRLPDQPINQLKELLPPYWKKADAFPVPEI; this is translated from the coding sequence ATGTCAACTGCCCCACCTTTATCTGCTGCCCAACAACAAGCCTTAGTGGAGGAGAATATCGAACTGCGGGAGGAAGTAAAACAACTACGCCGTTTGTTGTTTGGCAGTAAAAGAGAGCGCTTTGTAGCTCAGGCAGAGGATGGACAACTGAGCTTAGAGTTAGCTTCGGCAAGTAGTGAACCGGCCGTAGTAGTTAAGCAGACAGTCATCTATGAACGGGCAGTCAAACAAATAGCCAAAAAAGCTATACGCGGAGGTTTTCCTTCGCATCTGCCTCGAGTAGATGTGATCTTAGAGCCACAGGAAGATGTTTCGGCAATGAGAAAGATCGGGGAAGAAATCACCGAGGAGTTAGACTTAAAACCGGCATCCCTGTTTGTCCGACGTTACATTCGTCCCCGTTATGTGAGCAAAGAGGAGACTTTTCATATCGCTGCCTTACCTACACGCCCGATAGAAAAAGGGATGCCCGCTGCAGGCCTACTTTCCCAAATTATTACAGATAAGTTTGTCTATCATCTGCCTTTCTACCGGCAGGCACAGCGTTATGAGCAGTTAGGCATGAAAATTCCTGCCTCTACTTTGGACGGCTGGTTTGAAGGGGCTTGCGCCTTGCTGGAACCTCTTTATCAAACATTACGAGTATACCTGCTTTCTGCTACTTATTTGCAAGGGGATGAAACCCCGATAGCCGTCTTAGATAAGCAAAAGAAGGGAGACACCCACCAAGGCTACCATTGGGTATATTATTCACCTGAGCAAAAGCTTGTATTATTTGATTACCAACCAGGCAGAGGCAAAGGTGGACCGGCTAAACTGCTCAAAGACTACAAAGGCTATCTGCAAACGGATGGCTACGCAGCCTATGATCAATTTGAGGTAAGGAAAGATATCGTGTTAGTAGGCTGTATGGCCCATGCCCGAAGGTATTTTGAACACGCTTTGGAGAACGACAAAGCCAGAGCAGAAAAAGTACTGCTGTGGATGCAGCAGTTATATGCTGTGGAAAGAGAAGCCCGGGAGAAAAACCTCTCTGCAGAGGATCGTTATTTATTGCGTCAACAAAAAGCCCGTCCGGTAATGGATCTGCTTGGAGAGTGGCTCGTGGAGGAGCATAGCAAAGTGCTGCCTAAAAGTGCCATTGGCAAGGCCATTTACTATCTTGTTGCCCGTTACAATAAGATCTATCTCTACTTAGAAGATGGTAGATTAGAAATCGATAATAATCCGGTGGAAAACCTTATTCGTCCTGTAGCCCTGGGCCGCAAAAATTACTTATTTGCCGGAAGCCATGCCGGGGCACAACGGGCAGCTATGGTTTACAGCCTGCTTGGCAGTTGTAAATTGCAAGGCATTAATGGCCATGAATACTTACAAGATGTCTTGCAAAGATTACCTGACCAGCCTATCAATCAACTTAAAGAACTATTGCCTCCCTATTGGAAAAAAGCCGATGCATTCCCTGTACCGGAAATATAA
- the tnpB gene encoding IS66 family insertion sequence element accessory protein TnpB (TnpB, as the term is used for proteins encoded by IS66 family insertion elements, is considered an accessory protein, since TnpC, encoded by a neighboring gene, is a DDE family transposase.), producing the protein MFALTASQRFFLYGQAVDMRKSFDALSGIVSGQMEKDVLSGDVYIFIGKRRDKIKLLVWEKGGFVLYYKRLEAGTFHLPKVGQWSLSYSELCLLIEGVEVEVKQRHKRYGCPAEKTATPA; encoded by the coding sequence ATGTTCGCGTTAACAGCCTCGCAAAGATTCTTTCTTTACGGGCAGGCAGTGGATATGCGTAAAAGTTTTGATGCCTTGAGTGGGATTGTCTCAGGGCAGATGGAAAAAGATGTATTGTCAGGCGATGTATATATTTTTATAGGCAAGAGGAGAGATAAGATCAAACTTTTAGTATGGGAAAAGGGTGGCTTTGTTTTATACTACAAGCGTTTGGAAGCAGGCACTTTCCATTTGCCCAAGGTTGGACAATGGAGTTTATCTTACAGCGAGCTGTGTTTATTGATTGAAGGCGTAGAAGTAGAGGTCAAACAACGCCATAAACGTTATGGGTGTCCTGCAGAAAAAACAGCCACGCCTGCTTGA
- the tnpA gene encoding IS66 family insertion sequence element accessory protein TnpA encodes MTQIRTQKEMFPLVAEWLASGISQKEFGQRHGFALHIMPYWVARYRKVHGTTQPTPATSTGFIQLPIPQATVSPMEVALPSGTVIRFSSLIPVSYLHELLTSCSR; translated from the coding sequence ATGACACAAATCAGGACCCAAAAGGAAATGTTTCCGCTGGTAGCAGAGTGGCTTGCAAGCGGCATCAGCCAAAAAGAGTTTGGCCAAAGACATGGATTTGCCCTACATATTATGCCCTACTGGGTGGCCAGGTACCGGAAGGTGCATGGAACAACTCAACCCACACCTGCTACTAGCACAGGGTTTATTCAATTACCTATTCCCCAAGCCACGGTAAGCCCAATGGAAGTGGCTTTACCTTCCGGAACAGTCATCCGTTTTTCCTCCCTGATTCCGGTCAGTTACCTACACGAGTTACTCACTTCATGTTCGCGTTAA
- a CDS encoding cysteine desulfurase family protein translates to MDKIIYLDNNATTPLDRRVLDAMMPYLTELFANPSSNHSFGVKVNDAVKEARKQVADLIGAEANEIIFTSGATEAINLAIKGIAQQYSDKGKHIVTASTEHPAVLDTCKFLESIGYEVTYLSVDKYGLLNTNEVEQAIREDTILLSIMYVNNEIGVIQDIKEFARIAHRKGAFFMTDATQAVGKLPINVDDLGVDILAFSGHKFYGPKGIGGLFIRNRKPNKVKPLALLHGGGHEKGYRSGTLNVPGIIGIGKAAEIAKGEIDADRVSIQKLRDYLESSLLKIEDTFLNGHPTQRLYNVSNICFKGADADAIIIGLKNIAVSNGSACSSNKIEPSHVLTAMARIDLEAYSSIRFSLSKFNSLEEIDFLINQLQKVILSLRSMV, encoded by the coding sequence ATGGACAAGATAATTTATTTAGACAATAATGCAACAACTCCTTTAGATCGTAGAGTTCTAGATGCAATGATGCCATATTTAACAGAGTTGTTTGCAAATCCATCAAGTAATCATTCATTTGGTGTAAAAGTGAATGATGCCGTAAAAGAGGCAAGGAAGCAAGTTGCAGACTTGATTGGTGCGGAGGCTAATGAAATCATTTTTACTTCTGGAGCTACAGAAGCTATTAATCTTGCTATTAAGGGTATAGCCCAACAATATTCAGATAAAGGAAAACATATTGTCACTGCCAGCACTGAGCATCCTGCAGTTTTAGATACATGTAAATTCCTTGAGTCTATAGGTTATGAAGTTACCTATCTTAGTGTCGATAAATATGGACTGTTAAATACTAATGAGGTAGAGCAGGCCATAAGAGAAGATACAATTCTTTTGTCTATAATGTATGTAAACAATGAAATAGGAGTAATTCAGGATATTAAAGAATTTGCCAGAATTGCGCATAGGAAAGGTGCTTTTTTTATGACAGATGCTACACAAGCAGTTGGTAAATTACCTATTAATGTAGATGATTTAGGAGTAGATATATTAGCTTTTTCTGGTCATAAGTTTTATGGACCTAAAGGTATTGGAGGATTATTTATTCGAAATAGAAAACCTAATAAAGTCAAACCTTTAGCCTTATTGCATGGAGGTGGGCATGAAAAAGGCTATAGAAGTGGCACATTAAATGTTCCTGGTATCATTGGTATAGGCAAAGCAGCTGAAATAGCTAAGGGTGAAATAGATGCTGATAGGGTATCTATACAGAAATTAAGAGATTATCTTGAATCTAGTTTGTTGAAAATTGAAGATACCTTCCTTAATGGACATCCTACTCAAAGACTTTATAATGTGAGCAATATTTGCTTTAAAGGAGCCGATGCAGATGCCATTATTATTGGGTTGAAAAATATTGCTGTATCTAATGGTTCCGCTTGTTCATCAAACAAAATTGAACCGTCTCATGTTTTGACTGCAATGGCCAGAATTGATCTGGAGGCATACTCAAGTATAAGATTTAGTCTCAGTAAGTTTAACAGCTTAGAAGAGATTGATTTCTTAATTAATCAATTGCAAAAAGTTATTTTATCTTTAAGATCTATGGTATGA
- the tnpC gene encoding IS66 family transposase, whose product MSATPLLSTVQQQALLEENEQLREEIKELKRLIFGSKRERFVPQVNTAQLSLELISSSSEPAVVVKQTISYERAVKQIAKKAIRGGFPTHLPRIDVILQPKEDVSGMRKIGEEITEELDLKPASLFVRRYIRPRYVSKEETFHIAVLPARPIEKGMPGAGLLSQIIADKFVSHLPFYRQAQRYEQLGMKIPASSLDGWFEGACALLEPLYQALRLHILASTYLQADETPIAVLDKQKKGDTHQGYHWVYYSPEERLVLFEYQPGRGKDGPAKLLKNYKGYLQTDGYVAYDQFETREDIVLVGCMAHARRYFEHALDNDKARAEKVLLWIQQLYAVEREAREKNLSTADRYLLRQQKARPVMDLLGEWLVAEHSKVLPKSAIGKAIYYLVARYNKIYLYLEDGRLEIDNNPVENAIRPVALGRKNYLFAGSHAGAQRAAIVYSLLGSCKLQGINAHDYLQDVLQRLPNQPINQLKELLPSFWKKINSSPQLQI is encoded by the coding sequence ATGTCTGCTACGCCCCTGTTATCTACTGTCCAGCAACAAGCCTTATTAGAGGAGAATGAGCAATTGCGAGAGGAAATCAAAGAACTCAAACGGCTTATCTTTGGTAGTAAAAGGGAACGTTTTGTGCCACAAGTTAATACTGCACAACTGAGTCTAGAGTTAATTTCCTCAAGCAGTGAACCTGCTGTAGTGGTCAAGCAGACCATCAGTTATGAGCGGGCAGTCAAACAAATAGCTAAAAAAGCCATTCGTGGCGGTTTTCCTACACATCTGCCACGCATTGATGTGATCTTACAACCCAAAGAAGATGTATCAGGTATGCGCAAAATCGGTGAAGAAATCACCGAGGAGTTAGATTTAAAACCGGCTTCCCTGTTTGTCCGCCGCTACATCCGCCCCCGTTATGTGAGCAAGGAGGAGACTTTTCATATAGCTGTTTTACCTGCACGCCCGATAGAAAAAGGTATGCCCGGGGCAGGTTTGCTCTCCCAAATTATTGCAGATAAGTTTGTCTCTCATCTGCCTTTCTACCGGCAGGCACAGCGCTATGAGCAGTTGGGCATGAAAATTCCTGCCTCCAGTTTGGATGGCTGGTTTGAAGGGGCTTGCGCCTTACTAGAACCACTCTATCAAGCCTTGCGCTTACACATCCTTGCTTCTACTTATCTGCAAGCAGATGAGACACCTATCGCTGTCTTAGATAAGCAAAAGAAGGGAGATACCCACCAAGGCTACCATTGGGTGTATTACTCACCCGAAGAGAGACTGGTGCTGTTTGAGTACCAACCCGGCAGAGGCAAAGATGGACCGGCTAAACTGCTAAAAAACTACAAAGGCTATCTGCAAACAGATGGCTATGTCGCTTATGATCAGTTCGAAACAAGAGAAGATATCGTATTAGTGGGTTGTATGGCCCATGCCCGCAGATATTTTGAGCATGCTTTGGATAACGACAAAGCAAGGGCAGAAAAAGTACTGCTCTGGATTCAGCAGCTATATGCGGTAGAAAGAGAAGCCCGGGAGAAAAACCTCTCTACAGCAGATCGTTATTTATTGCGCCAGCAAAAAGCTCGTCCGGTAATGGATCTGCTTGGAGAATGGTTAGTAGCAGAGCACAGTAAAGTACTTCCCAAAAGTGCCATTGGCAAAGCGATCTACTACCTTGTAGCCCGCTACAATAAGATCTATTTGTATTTAGAAGATGGTAGACTAGAAATAGATAACAATCCGGTGGAGAACGCTATTCGGCCTGTGGCTCTTGGACGCAAAAATTATCTCTTTGCTGGTTCTCATGCCGGAGCACAACGGGCGGCTATTGTCTACAGCCTGCTTGGCAGTTGTAAACTGCAAGGCATTAATGCCCATGACTATTTACAAGATGTCTTGCAAAGATTGCCTAACCAGCCTATCAACCAACTTAAAGAACTACTGCCTTCCTTTTGGAAAAAAATTAATTCATCACCTCAATTACAGATATAG
- the tnpB gene encoding IS66 family insertion sequence element accessory protein TnpB (TnpB, as the term is used for proteins encoded by IS66 family insertion elements, is considered an accessory protein, since TnpC, encoded by a neighboring gene, is a DDE family transposase.) produces the protein MFALTASQRFFLYGQAVDMRKSFDALSGIVSTDMGKDVLSGDVYIFIGKSRDKIKLLVWEKAGFVLYYKRLEAGTFHLPKSGQYSLSYSELCLLIEGVEVEVKQRHKRYGVL, from the coding sequence ATGTTCGCGTTAACAGCCTCGCAAAGATTCTTTCTCTATGGGCAGGCAGTGGATATGCGTAAAAGTTTTGATGCCTTAAGTGGAATTGTTTCTACAGATATGGGTAAAGATGTCTTGTCAGGGGATGTGTATATTTTCATAGGTAAAAGCAGAGATAAGATTAAACTACTAGTGTGGGAGAAAGCAGGCTTTGTATTATACTATAAGCGTTTGGAAGCAGGCACTTTTCACCTGCCCAAAAGTGGGCAGTATAGTTTATCTTACAGCGAATTGTGTTTATTGATTGAAGGGGTGGAGGTGGAGGTCAAACAAAGGCATAAACGCTATGGGGTCCTGTAG
- the tnpA gene encoding IS66 family insertion sequence element accessory protein TnpA → MTQIRTQKEMFPLVAEWLASGISQKEFGQRHGFALHIMPYWVSRYRKVHGSTQPTPAASTGFIQLPTSQATISPMEVALPSGTIIRFSSLIPVSYLHELLTSCSR, encoded by the coding sequence ATGACACAAATCAGAACCCAAAAGGAAATGTTTCCGCTGGTAGCAGAGTGGCTAGCAAGCGGCATCAGCCAAAAAGAGTTTGGCCAAAGACATGGATTTGCGCTACATATTATGCCCTATTGGGTGAGTAGGTACCGGAAGGTGCATGGATCAACTCAACCCACACCTGCTGCAAGCACAGGATTTATTCAATTACCCACCTCTCAAGCTACTATAAGCCCTATGGAAGTGGCTTTACCCTCTGGAACAATCATCCGTTTCTCCTCCCTGATTCCGGTCAGTTACCTACACGAGTTACTCACTTCATGTTCGCGTTAA